The Acidobacteriota bacterium DNA window TGATCACCGGCATGGTCATCGGACCGTCGGGGCTGGGCTGGGTGGCGCAGACCGAGGAGGTGGAGGCCTTTGCGGAGATCGGCGTCGCGCTGCTGCTCTTCGCCATCGGTCTCGAGCTTTCTCTGGGCAAGCTCAAGGAGTTGCGGCGGCCCTTCCTGGTGGGCGGCAGCATCCAGGCGGCCATCACCGCGGTGCTGGTGGGGGGCGGGGCAGCGATCATGGGGCAGAGTGCCGGGCCCGCCATTTTCTTCGGCTGTGCGGTGGCCCTGTCCAGTACCGCCATCGTGCTCAAGCTCTTGGACGAGCGGCGGGAGGG harbors:
- a CDS encoding cation:proton antiporter: MTLEHLLHEGVLILGGAVIVVLVAARLRIPPLVGLLITGMVIGPSGLGWVAQTEEVEAFAEIGVALLLFAIGLELSLGKLKELRRPFLVGGSIQAAITAVLVGGGAAIMGQSAGPAIFFGCAVALSSTAIVLKLLDERREGETPHGQIASDRYAQQQADSKSLLHQATSSYEQSLKFLTEEDFPQKNL